The Candidatus Binataceae bacterium genome has a window encoding:
- a CDS encoding c-type cytochrome, giving the protein MTHARSARLLALVAITSLMLVTSEAFAQQKEGAPPGKGSFVRYCSECHGADAKGNGPKASTLNPKPADLTQLSKKNGGNFPAAQVAGILDGSQPIAAHGSAKHPVWGHVFGAGEAAAGGNPGGPQQGVGRQRIQLLMQYLQTVQEK; this is encoded by the coding sequence ATGACACACGCCCGTTCCGCTCGCCTGTTGGCTCTCGTTGCTATCACTTCCTTGATGCTCGTGACTTCAGAGGCATTTGCACAGCAGAAGGAGGGCGCACCGCCGGGAAAAGGTTCCTTCGTCAGGTATTGCAGCGAGTGTCACGGCGCAGATGCGAAGGGTAACGGGCCCAAGGCTTCGACGTTGAACCCGAAGCCAGCCGACCTGACTCAGCTGTCGAAAAAGAACGGCGGTAATTTTCCGGCAGCGCAGGTGGCCGGGATCCTCGACGGCAGCCAGCCAATCGCTGCCCACGGAAGCGCTAAACATCCGGTATGGGGACACGTATTTGGCGCCGGCGAGGCTGCGGCGGGCGGAAACCCGGGGGGGCCACAGCAGGGCGTCGGGCGCCAGCGCATCCAGCTGCTAATGCAATATCTCCAAACTGTTCAGGAGAAGTGA
- a CDS encoding DUF4236 domain-containing protein, which translates to MGNFRFYRRLRIFPGLSVNLSKSGPSLTVGMRGAHLTMGPKGVRRTVGIPGTGIYYTSQSGYHSGVHSAHVETEMSPEQQQRAHGIGGLLALALIVGIAVIIGIAIGSANH; encoded by the coding sequence ATGGGCAATTTCCGCTTTTACCGCCGGTTGCGAATCTTCCCGGGCCTCTCGGTCAATCTCTCCAAGTCCGGGCCGAGCCTGACCGTCGGCATGCGCGGCGCTCATCTCACGATGGGTCCGAAAGGCGTTCGCCGCACCGTCGGCATCCCGGGCACCGGCATCTACTACACCTCGCAAAGCGGCTATCACAGCGGGGTCCATTCGGCGCACGTCGAGACCGAGATGAGCCCCGAACAGCAGCAGCGCGCGCACGGCATCGGCGGATTGCTCGCGCTCGCGCTGATTGTCGGGATCGCGGTGATCATCGGGATCGCGATCGGCTCGGCCAATCACTGA
- a CDS encoding acetyl-CoA hydrolase/transferase C-terminal domain-containing protein: MASAIKMVSDWREQLGGKLVTPEEAVAHIKSGDRITASIAHVTPFTLFHALAGRLMELERVVINYSAALFAFDLPGLGERFRLESFYLSPIDRKLFHDGMGEYVPVSYFRAGHLPPGLTDFNVYLMTVSPPDANGEVNFGDFQIMSKLCARNANLVIAEVDPNSIRVAGDNSMHVSEIDYFVERTVGMPALAPPPASEEERLTIDTIGALVARELIPDRATIQVGVGSTSGMLMSHLRGHHELGMQTEIIPVGTTDLVREGVLTGKHKKIFPGLVVGSGFATGTPREQLDYVDGNPVFQLYDFNFTDDIRTIAREEGLISVNNALCVDLTGQVGSESVGHQMYTGTGGQIAFGIGSSLAGGKSIIVLPASALSAGRRVSRITPSLPPATVFTLPRAFVHYVVTEYGVAKLVGKSLRERARELVAVAHPDFRGELAAEARRMYG; the protein is encoded by the coding sequence ATGGCTTCCGCGATAAAGATGGTTTCGGACTGGCGCGAGCAACTGGGTGGCAAGCTGGTTACGCCTGAGGAAGCGGTTGCGCATATCAAGTCGGGCGATCGCATCACCGCCTCGATCGCGCACGTTACGCCATTCACGCTGTTCCACGCGCTCGCCGGCCGCTTGATGGAGCTCGAGCGGGTCGTGATCAACTACAGCGCCGCGTTGTTCGCCTTCGACCTGCCCGGCCTGGGTGAGCGCTTTCGCCTCGAGTCATTTTATCTCTCGCCAATCGATCGCAAGCTCTTCCACGACGGGATGGGCGAATACGTGCCGGTCAGCTATTTCCGCGCCGGTCATCTGCCGCCCGGGCTTACGGACTTCAACGTCTACCTGATGACCGTGTCGCCGCCCGACGCCAACGGCGAGGTCAACTTCGGCGATTTCCAGATCATGTCCAAGCTCTGCGCGCGCAACGCCAACCTGGTGATCGCCGAGGTTGACCCGAATTCGATTCGCGTCGCCGGTGACAACTCGATGCACGTCTCGGAGATCGACTACTTTGTCGAGCGCACGGTGGGGATGCCTGCGCTCGCGCCGCCGCCGGCGTCAGAAGAGGAGCGCCTGACGATCGATACAATCGGCGCGCTGGTCGCCAGGGAGCTGATTCCCGACCGCGCCACGATCCAGGTCGGCGTGGGCTCGACCTCGGGTATGCTGATGTCGCATCTGCGGGGCCATCACGAGTTGGGCATGCAGACCGAGATCATTCCCGTCGGCACCACCGACCTGGTGCGGGAAGGCGTGCTGACCGGGAAGCACAAGAAAATTTTTCCCGGCCTGGTGGTAGGCAGCGGTTTCGCGACCGGTACGCCGCGCGAGCAGCTCGACTACGTCGACGGCAATCCGGTGTTCCAGCTCTACGATTTCAACTTCACCGACGACATCCGCACGATCGCGCGCGAGGAAGGCCTCATCTCGGTCAACAACGCGCTCTGCGTCGATCTGACCGGGCAGGTCGGTTCGGAGTCGGTCGGCCATCAGATGTACACCGGGACGGGTGGGCAGATAGCTTTCGGCATCGGCTCCTCGCTCGCCGGCGGCAAATCGATCATCGTCCTGCCCGCAAGCGCGCTGAGCGCCGGCCGGCGCGTCTCGCGCATCACGCCGAGCCTGCCGCCGGCGACCGTCTTCACGCTGCCCCGCGCCTTCGTCCACTACGTGGTTACCGAGTACGGCGTGGCGAAGCTCGTCGGCAAATCGCTGCGCGAGCGTGCGCGCGAACTGGTCGCCGTCGCGCATCCCGATTTCCGCGGTGAACTGGCGGCCGAAGCGCGTAGAATGTACGGCTAG
- a CDS encoding rhodanese-like domain-containing protein produces MEIGEILPEELSERLKRGERPLILDVREPGEVAIASFPGATHIPMGEIPSRAAELDPGQETVVVCHHGIRSAQVAIYLARLGFERVANLSGGIDLWSLTVDPAVPRY; encoded by the coding sequence ATGGAAATCGGCGAAATTCTACCCGAAGAACTGAGCGAGCGCCTGAAGCGCGGCGAACGGCCGCTCATCCTCGACGTGCGCGAGCCCGGGGAAGTCGCAATCGCATCTTTTCCCGGCGCCACGCATATTCCGATGGGCGAGATTCCGTCGCGCGCGGCCGAACTCGATCCCGGACAGGAGACGGTCGTGGTCTGCCATCACGGAATCCGCAGCGCGCAGGTCGCGATATACCTTGCGCGGCTCGGCTTCGAACGGGTGGCGAACTTAAGCGGCGGGATCGATCTCTGGTCGCTGACGGTCGATCCGGCGGTGCCGCGATATTGA
- the tadA gene encoding tRNA adenosine(34) deaminase TadA, with translation MIDRERKIELMALALAEARRGAAEGEVPVGAVVVSNDTEGAGAVVVAAAHNRPIALNDPTAHAEMLALRAAAAALGGYRLEGAALFVTLEPCVMCVGAMVHARIAELYFGARDAKAGALGSVYDIGRDGLLNHRIEVYGGLMEAECAALLRGFFRSRRSA, from the coding sequence ATGATTGACCGGGAACGAAAGATCGAGCTGATGGCGCTTGCGCTCGCCGAGGCGCGGCGCGGCGCCGCGGAGGGCGAGGTTCCGGTGGGCGCCGTCGTGGTCAGCAATGATACGGAGGGCGCCGGCGCCGTCGTGGTCGCGGCGGCGCATAACCGCCCCATCGCACTGAATGACCCGACTGCGCACGCCGAGATGCTGGCCCTGCGGGCGGCTGCCGCCGCCCTCGGCGGCTACCGCCTCGAGGGCGCGGCGCTGTTCGTTACGCTCGAGCCGTGCGTCATGTGCGTCGGCGCGATGGTGCATGCGCGAATCGCCGAGCTTTATTTCGGCGCCCGCGATGCCAAGGCGGGCGCGCTCGGTTCAGTGTACGATATCGGGCGCGACGGCCTGCTCAACCATCGGATCGAAGTTTACGGCGGACTGATGGAAGCCGAGTGCGCCGCGCTTTTGCGCGGCTTCTTCCGCTCGCGCCGCTCAGCCTGA